The Tetrapisispora phaffii CBS 4417 chromosome 16, complete genome genomic sequence tattttcagGGAACTTAGTAACTAAATGAATCACccttttaatttcatttaaaatagaTAGCAATAGTGAACGAGGAATTCTTGCACCAAATACACCATATACTAGTGAACTTACGCTTGCAGAGGAATATCCCTTATTGATAAGGATTAAAACTTCCTGAATCAAATATGTAATAAACTTAATGAGCCATTTTGCAATCGGTATCAAAGAATGTATCAAATCTTGTTTTGTAAATGACGTCTGAAATAATTTACCCCCCGCTAATTGTGCTGGACTTATCGTATTTAGTTGCTCAATTGCAAATTGTAAATTACGAGTAACACCATTGAATGCAAAATACACGTTTCTTAAGTTCATGATAATACGAGCCATTTCATAAACATTTTTATGGCGACAGCTACTACCTAATTCAAGTTGTAACAACATTGTCTTTTGAACTGGTCTACttgaaatcattttttctaataattctgGTGGTGCATCCGGtgtaatattgaaaaatgagTATATATCAGCCATCAGTGAAGTTATACATTCCTTCCCTCTATCTTGGTCTTTGTCagaaatttttatcaaatgtGTTTTACATGCAATGGATAAATCTTCAGCAGAAAGTTGCCTATGTATACTGGCGACAAATGCAAAAGCAAAAGCAGTGCTATTCACTTTATCCAAAGATGCATCGTCAGTATTTTCATGAGATATGGAGATAAATTGTGGAATATCCTTACATGActgttttattaaaacaCCGCACATTGTTGGTGAAACTATTGCCCATTCCAATGTACTTTGTGGTGGTAATTTGGGATAATTAAATCCTGCACTTAATACTGAAGTTAATATATCCCTAAATTTGCCTTGCCTATTTTGATGATGCAGTCTCTCTGTTTCAACTTTCCAATCTGTTTTACTATATGTTTCAATAGTAGAATCCTCAAAATGAATTGATACAAAACCATCTAGTATATTGGATATAATGTTTATGACTTTTTTATCCAAGTGAATTTCCGGCATGCAATTTAACGTATATCTATGTTTtggttttaatttttgCTCATCTAGTCGTGAAATATCGGGTTTTagtattttcaaataatgtGCATTTAACTGAGTTGGGATGAGCTTGTAGCGTTTAATGATTGATTTTCCAGTATCTAGTACGTTATATAATAGCAATATTTCTGGAGCAGAGTCTTTTTCAACTGGAGCTTTTGAGATGACGtacaaatattgaaattcaAGAAGATTTCcttcatcatcaatttGTTCAACGGCAACATCTGAGAGATGAAATAAAGACAACAATGGATCATTTAACTGAGAATTGTTGATGTCAGTTATGTTCCAATTGACATGTAGTTTGTAAAATGAAACCACTTTTGTTAGTCTGGAATATGtagatattaataatgactGGTCTTCGTTCAATGCTGAAATATTAGTATACTCCACCCAATCCATATCGTTGGAGCTCTTTCCTTGAGCTGTATTTAAGTgcaatgatatttttttatgacttttagaatttgaaaattgatACCAGAAGTCAATTTGACCGTTTTTACGAACTGCCAAACATGAGTATTTCATAAAAGGAGGATGAAACACACCATATGGGGGAATCTGTTGTACCTTATTTCTGTAACTGTTGATAGAACTGTCCAGAACACAAAACTGAGATGAAATTACTGGTTTAGAGGAGCTTAGCCAAAATAATTCAGAAATCCTTGTTGGATATTCTTTCTTCGACTCCTTTTTAACGCATTTCACAGAATCTTCTGAAGTTTCATTTAATTGCATTGGGTTGTTATGAATCTTGTATATATTATCCTGGAATAACATAGTCAGCTTATCCATTGTCACAGGACCTTGCAAACTCTGGCCCAGtattaaaattgttaaattacCAAGTTCGTCACATACAGCTAACATGTCACCAGGTAGATTAAACCAATTGTTCCAATGAACAGAAGTGATCTCATAAAAAAATGGACAGTTTTTGTTTGTGGTTCTATTAGCCTTAGATCCCTGGTAATTAGGTGGACTACCTGAACGACCAGCATtgattgaatattttcctCCATTTGAGTTGCTGCTTGATGTAGTGTTTTGAGACTCATATAAATGTGGATGGATTGTATATTTCTTTGGAGGATGGAATCTCCAAGTTGTACCATTAATAGTCTCCAAAAAGGTCATACATAGATTGCTATCTGTAGATGTTTTGTCAGAATAGACAATTAAACCTGTCTTAGACCATGATACAGCTTGATTTCCAAGTTCAATCATATTAGCAATTTGATATCTCTAACAAACAATTGCTATTTCAACGAAATTTCTACAAAGTAGGTAATTGAGGTATGGTTCTGTAAAACTGAACTTATCTTACGAATATATAATAGGAATTCTATGTATACATATGGTATGAACTAAATAGAACTAACTGTAAagatttataataatttatagtatttctttttttttgatttttcgtattttatttttcaaggTTTTCCTACCTTTGGCTGaaataagaaaacaatGTATAAGTCAGTAACCTCAATGCTGATCTGTAATGAagcaatatatatatatatataattatgttAATGAGTTCCATGATAGAGACAGTAttctgaatttttaaaatgcTTTTGAGTATTATTACGACATTTTTGAGTATTgctttttaaattaaagacattatatattaacatAGGGTTTCGTCACTTAATTGGAAATCTTATTAggatatcaaatataactATCACAGTAATCGGATTTTTAATTGGAGGCTAACTCAAAATCGATGTCATCATCGATATCATCTTGGTTAGATACAGTTGAACTTTCAATATCCACCATATGACTTGGTAATGTCGATGCataatttgataaaaatcCCTTTTCTTGTTGAGTGGCTAAATGATTATATAATTCCAGACAGAGCAGCATCCATAAGTAAAGTAGAAATGCAGCAGCTACAGCAACAAGAAGATATGCACTATGGTCTGCTCCTAGTCTTAAAACTAATACAAGTTGTTCTTCGCTGGCGCccataaataatattccaCCACAAACCAAACAGAAAGGAGctaaatattgaaatgaATAGATTTTATCCAGGGTTCTCTGATCCTTCAAGAGAAACGATATTTCTATTATTCGTAGACTTCCACCAACCATTAGAATCAAGCCaaagaaataatgaacTTTTGTGCTAATTATCAAGTGTTGCGAATGTTCGGACATAGCCCAACcagtaaaaataattaataaactaGGAACAAATGTTCTCTTGCCTCCTCTACCCAAAAAAATGCCTAATAACCCACCTGCCCACCAGATAATTCCCATTGCTGTATGTTGATAATCACCATGATTCCAGCCTTCTCGGCCCCATCTGTGTTCAGTAAAGGTGTTCACGATGCCCCACAAACACATGACCCAGCTATCTATGTAATCTTGCGAGTAAGGACCCTTGTTGTTCCGAATTGAAGGTATCACCAGAACCATTGCATAGATAAAACCATATAATACAAAGGCATTACCCATAATCCCATGAGCTATACATTGACCTGTGTGACTTTCTCTACAAAATCCAAACATAGCCACAGGTGCTAAACAACTTTTAGTGAAACCGTTTATCACAACGAGAAATGATAATGCATTATGGGCATATTTTAGACGTGATTCTCCtgtatttgaaataaagGTTTGTAACAActtgtttttaattaacAACCCAGTGCCACTAGCTAATCCACCAAAGAATAAAGATAAACCTAAGAGTATAAGAATTGACCATGCCGACCCTCTTGATGTTCGGTTCTCGACACCATCATTATCACTGAATCTGAGAAACAAAGCCTCCACAACAGAATAAATACAACTAATTATTTGCAAAAACATAGAAACATTTATTCGACCAGCAAAAGAATAACTAGCAGAGACTGATGGAAGTAAAAATAGTAGAAATACACAACACAACCAATGGAACGTCCTGTTCCCAGCATCTTGAATATCTGGTCTTGTATATGCGGAAGTATCGTCCATATTCATTGACATATTATCACATATCCCAAAATTAGCCAATGTGGATATAATAagtataaaaatattaatcaattgaCTTAGTATCATGATTGAACTTTATTCTTCCTCTTCCCAGAGTTGTATGACACTTTCCCTAATTTTAGGTGCGGCTTGTATTATAAGTTATTCTTCGATATActtatgaatatattttgaattgcTGATAGTATCagtaacaaaaataatttaactctaatattttaactATTGCAAACTTATATTctgataattcaaaattgtGATCGTTAAGTAGATATTTTAGTCACCATGAGACATTTTTAGTATTACAATCGGTAAACCCTCACAATGGGGGGAGGTTGGTATATTATCATACCGACGCGGGCGAACCTTTGTCTGAGCTGTCTGATTTAACTATCCCACTTGGAACAGCAACATCTGTTTAACAAGTATTACGATTCTAAACCTCTTCGATTAAGTATAAAATAAGTTAGAGAtttatctatattattaatgctTCGGTaatagataaattaaatatatatataataatatataaataaatttatatatctattttatAAGTTCTTCTGGAAGTATACGCGTTCGAATCCCTCGAAAGACCTGTTATAAACGTctataaaaagaaagatgcAACAATATGTTTATTAATACCTTCAAAATAGTGTTCTACTTCATGAACCATGATTAAAATTAAGTGGTATGTGAgttgtttaatattatcagtTGTGTTTGCTTTTTCTTTGTTGgaataattacaatatcCTCGTTCGTAATAAGTAAAAGTGATTTTAATGTTACGTTGTTCTTAATcctttgaaatttatttattgtttgaaCTATGTGGTGAAAGTTTTGTAATATCATTGGATTCAGATAATTGTTCGTCGATGCCTTGAACATTTGTAGTTAATGGCACAGCATCTTCATctgataaatcaaaatcaaaagtaTCATCAATTACAAAATCATCTCCACCATTGATGCTTTCAGATGTTTCATCAAAATCTGAATCGCTgtcaataatatcaaattcGTAAGTTTCAGCACGAGatcttctaattcttctctttgagttcaaaaagaaaaaatagtaAAGTGCTAATAAAACACAACCgaaagaaaatatagatAAAAAGTAATGCATGAAATCTTTCGGAGAATCCAACTTGTTTGGAGTATTTAGATCAGCTTCTAAATCAGAATCTATTGCATCATTTGTTTCACTCGGTATCAAAGTTGACGAAGTCGTGTGGGAAATAGATGCTATTGTAGAGCTTGATGTAGATAAGAGACTTGATGTGATAGAGGAAGATGGAAGTACATCTTTACTTGGTGTAGAAGTGCTTGATACCGTAGTACTTGATTGTATGATAGATGTTGTAGAAGAAGTGCGTAACTCCTCtaattctttatcatttCCAAATACAAATTTAGTTGCTTTCTCTGGATTTATACTTTCTCCAAAAATCTTTAATCTCCAATTatgaaatttaatttcattctCTTCTTTTACGGTCCTCACTCTCAGTTTCCACTTACCAACTCCTTCCTCTCCCCAGTGGGCAACAGACATGAATGTCCAATTGATAAATCCGTCCGAAGAGACGTCTAGGGAACGTTGCACACCTAAGTTAGATATCATCCCTGAAGgtgaaattaaatcaatgACAACGGCACCTCTTCTAGTAGCTTCTATGTCTACAGTAACAGTAATATGTTCTACTCTTTTTAAATTTGCATTTGTCAAATCTTTCTTTGTGATTGTAATTTCATGTTCTAGAACTTTATCGATAGAATTACTTGTCAATTCCGGGCGGGCAGTTTTATGGTAATACCAACTTTGAGGCTTAACATTTTTCCAAGTCTTAGCTAATTCAACAATGGCAAAACTATCAATTTTACCATACCCATATCTATGAgaatatcttttatttaatgcACCGTTTCTCCATTCAGCATCTGGATTTGGAACTTCAACGgatgataaaattgaaaggTATTGTACATCTCTCCAAGTTAATTCAGGGTTTGCTTCTAAAACTAGGGCATAAATACCTGCCGCCAATGGTGCTGCTGCTGAGGTACCACCGTGTCTATCTGAACATTGACTTTTAATATCTGTCGAGTGGATGTATTCACCTGAACCAGAAGAATATGTCACAGCAAGTACAGCCGAGCAACTTTCGGAGTATGGAGGATGTAAGCCCTTATGATCGATTGCACCAATTGTAATGGAATATATAGAGTTTGTGTAACCATCataattacaattatcTCCATAATGTCCACCATTCCCACTAGCAAAAACGTAAATAGAACCTTTTTCGTTTCTGCCTTCTTGGGTACCCTTAATCATAGCTTTTTTAACTAGATCAGATGGTCCTTGTAAATGTTTGCCATCATCTGGTGGTCCCCATGAACAAGAAAAGATATCATTGATATCCAGACCATACATTAACGATGCAGCTTCATCTTCAGCAGTGATTTGACCTGATAGAATTCTTATACCTGCAACTTTGGCACCGTATGCGACACCTAAGCCACAATACTCGTTTTTAACTGCAGCAATTTCACCAGCACATCGTGTTCCATGGTAATCATCAATTAGCTTTGGTGTTggtaattttttattttcgtTGAAATCCCAAGAACCTTCTTCGCAAAAATTATCCTTTAAATCTTCACTATTATGATCCAGACCATCATCGACAATGGCTGCAACAACTCCCTTTCCTGTAATACCACTAAACCACACACCAGATACGTTTACATCGTTACCTGGAAAACTTGGATTAATCAAATGCCATTGCTTTGAAAACAATGGGTCTTTAATGCCAAGTTTATTAGCAGCCTCCTGTAATGGTAATAAGCTTGAGTCGATAGGAGGAACAGGAATGGGTTGTCTTTTTTGTAAAGTTATTGGAGGAAGGTCATGAAAGGAAGAAACACCCTCTAATGAAGAGAGATCTTCTCTTTTTTGAATTGGACTTGATAATGtgttatatttctttgagAAAACATAATGGTTTTCTAAACCTCGCACATTATGTTCAAATTTCCAGTTAGAATGAAGTTTCAAAAGATCATCTGCACTAAGGTGACTTTCTATTGCAAAATATTGGTTTATATTATGATTCTTCTCTGGTACCTTTTCAGAAATGGCAGActtgaatataaataaaaatatcagtATAAATAATACATTAATTTGATGAAACATGTTGAGATGTGAAGAAGAACTGATTCTATCAGACTGTCCTAAATGTTTGTGtggataatttttcaaataatattaactcaaataattttcttgATAAATAAGTTATAGTAATTGAATGATGCAAATAATTGGTTTTATTGAGGAaaaaggaagaaaaaaatgattgCCTGTACTTTCTAACTATAACATAGAAACATGCAACCAAAAACTTCGATAGAAAAGATTGTAATTCAAACGAGTTTTTTTGTAGTTCACcaaatgaataaataagaTATAGTAATACCCATAATGATATTCAAtgattaatttaataaaataataatgacatattttaaatataataacataaagtcttcaattgaatagTATGAAACAAAAGCTgtaattcatttttcagCATTTAAGAAATCAATTACGGTAACAATAACATTGCAGATTTAACACGTGACACTTTACTAGAGATGTGTACAAGTCTATCTCATAGAAGGACATGTCATAGCAACGACAACAATAGTAATACATTGAAGATGGCATCATTACGATGTATGCTTTTGGATTCTACATTGGAATTACTTTGTTGTTTTCTTGATGATAGATtctaattattttattagaagaagaggactataaaatatatacaaaatatCCTTTATAACTACTGGTGGGAGAAGGATAAATAAAGCAACATCCTGTTATCTAAAGTCAACACGGAAATCAATTTGCCAAGGCACCCATTGGATCCCAGATTGGGAGAACAATTGGGTTTTCGTCCTtcttaatgaatttttccATTAAATCTTTTGGTAATTCATCAATGTCGACAACAATTTGGAATGCGTATTCTTCGAAGTACTTTTGAGTCATGACATATAAACCATCGTTACCAGAATCTTTACCCCATGAGTTCTCAACACGGTAGCGGATTGGTTTCCCAGTGGTATCATCTACGTGTGCGCCGGTAATTAGCATGGCATGAGTCATTAAACTTTCACCATATTTGATACGAGAGGACTTGGATTGGTGTAAATCATACCCGATTGATTTGTAGTCCCATAATTCGACATCCATAACGCCGAACTTCTTATGCATGAACTTTGGAGTGTGAGAACCAAAAAAAACAGGTCTTTGATTTTGTAATCTTTGAACGACTAAATTggataaaatttcattatcaacATTTAAGTAATAAACACTCTCGCCACCGATGACATTACCTAAACGgttaattttgattattctTCCATATGGATGTCTTGGATCATTGATTAGTGAAACTGGTTTTGAACAATCTATCTTACAATACTTGGATGCAAATTCCTTTGGTGTCGTCTCCAATGTATGGATTTTCTTGTCCTTATCTAAATATGACCATGTAAAGGATTCATCTGGTTTGACTGGTGGCATATCCATGAATAAAGTCATCAATTTGAATATCTCTCTTTGGAATTTAGTTCTTAGTTCAGAGATATCATTACCTTTCTTTAGTTCTTCTCTTAAAACTTCAGCAAATTCCCTTAGCTTTGTAGTTAATATGGAATTCCATTTTGAGGAAGCAACGGTGGATAGCGGTAAGTCGTTGTAAAGGTCTTTTGGGATCAAACCATATTTTGCAACTAAATTGACAAACATGCTATACTGACCACCATCTTGAGTTGGGGCAGATAGTAGATATTGAACTAAACGGGAGTCGACATCTTCTTCGTAAGTGTCAATAACTTGATCTAGGAAGTAGTTAGCTTTCTCTAATTTATcgtaaaaaaataaataagcTTGAGACAATTCgaattctttcaatttcaattcttcGATGACATTATATCTCAGTTCATTAGTGGCGGCAAATAACCAACATCTACCAGATGAACGTTGATTTGTTATTGGAGTGGATTCATTATTGACAGCAGTGTTGAAGATTCTTAAATCTTGTTTCAATAGACGAGTCTTATTCAATAAAGCATCATCAGCATTCACATTCTTCAAAACTGTAGAAGCTAATCTGTGATTCAAATCTTTGCTATTATCACTATCCCACTCGCTAATCTTGGAAATCTCGATAGAAGATGACATATTCACTTTGTGTAATTTAGAGGGAAAAATTCTGTTGCGGTGAAACACTGTTTGAAAGACCCTGTTCTTCTTCACAATGGCTGTATACATGACAATCAGAGTGAACAATATATGAGAGAGAAAAGACAAAGAATGAactaacaaaaaaaatgttcatatatattgacTTTTGTCTACTTTAGCAAGAAGTGTCGTTGGTAATTGTTGCTTATTTTCACTTTTCTTATTCACCACATTGAGTATTGCACGTTCAGCAATGTGTATCTTAGAGTAACCGAGCGAGAAAATGAGCTTAACTGGCTGAATTGATGGGCTTCGAAGTGGATTAGTGTGATCAGTACAAAAGTTTCAAGTTTAAAGAGGTAGACTACCATTAAACCAAATACAAATAACGATAACGTGAAACAAAAACTTTTTGAATCAGTACTATGTTTTTGACACCAAATTAGTGTTTGCATTATACTCCCACCAATCTGTGTATCAGTATTAGTAATATTTAttagtgaaaaatttaaccTCATCGCGATGAAATTGTATCCATCTCTGCtcttatataaatatatacttctgaatataaaaataaggTAAGACGCTGTGATCTGACTCTTTGTAGGAATTAGTTGAGTGGTGTTATAGGAAGCTTGATGCCACTGTTCATGCATCTGAGTACTATTCTGCTACGTTTATTGAAAGATGAGTGCACTTTTATCTGCAGAAGATTTGAATGATTTCATTAGTCCCAGTATGGCATGTATTAAACCCACTGAAGTGAATAAAGAGAATGACAACGTCGATGCGAACGGCGATTTGCAAGTTGGTAAAGAGAGCGAGCTGGAGAAGGTGTCCATCACGTTGCAGGACTGCCTGGCGTGCGTGGGATGCATCACTTCCAGTGAAGAGATCCTGTTGAGCAGGCAGAGTTACAGCGTGTTCTTGGAGAACTACAAGAACGATGGAGGGCAGTTGGTGATTAGCATCTCCCCTCAATCACGGTTGTCCATGGCGAATCATTTTGGGCTGAGCGTGATGGAGTTCGACATACGGATGTGCCAGGTGGTACGGGAGAAGTTTGCTTGTAAATATGTCGTTGGCACGCAGATTGGACGTGAGATATCGATACGAGAGACGAACCGCGAGGTGCGGGAAGCCGTGCGCGCCGGGACGTCTTCTTCATCGCAGGTTTCGGGTCCCCGACTGTGTTCCGTGTGCCCTGGGTTTGTGCTATACTGTGAGAAGAGCAAGCCGGAGCTTGTGCCGTACCTTGTGGACATCAAGTCCCCGCAACAACTCACGGGGCAGATAATAAAGAACACCGTTGGTGGGAAGGTGTACCACTTAAGTGTGATGCCCTGTTTCGACAAGAAGCTGGAGGCCTCGAGGCAAGACAGCGAGGGGGAGGTCGACTGCGTCATCACCCCCAAGGAGTTTGTGAAGATGCTGGAGGAACTAGATTGCGACATGGGAAGCAACCCGGCGACGCCCGCGACGCCGACGTTTGGGCTGGACAGGGCCATCCTGGACGAGATGTCCATGCCCGGCTACCCCTGGGACGCGACCATGTCTGTGAACGCGGGATCGTCGTCCGGGGGGTTTGCGTACCAGTACGTGCTGGAATCGCAAGCGCGCCACCAGGCGATGGGCACGCGATGCGCGGTGCTGTCGACGGCGGGCAAGAACCACGACCTGCTGGAGCACCGGCTGGTGGACCTGGGGAGCGGAGCGACCCTTGCCAGCAGCAGCGAAGTGTACGGGTTCCGCAACATCCAGAACATGGTGAGGCGGCTGACGCAGGCCGCCCGGCCGCGGACGCTGCGTCTGCGGGCCCGCCAGCGGGCCAAGCAGTCCCCAGACAGCGACCCCGCGCTGCCCGCGCCGCCCGCTGCCGCCGATCCCTACGGGGCAGAGTTCATCGAGGTGATGGCGTGCCCAAAGGGATGCATCAACGGCGGCGGGCTGCTAGACAGCAACAACACCAAGAAGATGAACGCACAACTCATCGAGCACCTCAACCAGCGCTACCACGAAGAGCTGCTCCAGCGCCCACTGCCCCAACACGCTGGTGTCGTTGACGCTGCTACCGCCGCCGCCGTTGCCGCCAGCCACCGCTACACGTTCCACCCCATTGAAAAGCACGACGACGGGCCGGGTGAACTCCTGGCGATGGCCAACTGGTAAGCGCTGCGCGGCCACGAAGCGCAACACCCCCCTGTCCCCGCTTACCCTCCTCCCTGCACGCAACGCGCCCAGCCAGCGCGTTGCGGGAAATTCCCGTCAAACCGCAAGCGACAAGCGCGGCCTCGAAAGGACAAACAACGAAAACGGACACAGACGCACAAATGCCGGGCGTGCGCTGGTGGCGGGCGTCGGGAGACTATCACAGCGGAGCATCGGTGTTTCGTCGCCAGCGCCAGCGCACAGGGGCCCGCCCCTTCCCGCCTAAACCACACTTTCCAGAAACAGTTCTGCGCGCAATCGCAGAAATAATGGAAATTGCTGTTTTCTTATTCCATAGACGGCCGTAATAGCACGTCGTCCTGCACGCTGTGGGCATTACTCATTAAATTTCCCACCTGTTTCTTCAAAGACGTTCATATACGCAACACACATACACAGGTCGAAtgcatataaatataaacgCTTATGAACAGGTTGTGCTAGCAGTTTGCTTTCTCGTATTCATATTCAATTGCATGGAGTATATAAGCCTGTTGTCTTTTGCTGGTGATTTGTTTTATGTATAGCAATAACTGGAAACTTTTATTCTAACCTCTCAAGTCAACTCCCAACCCATTTCCCctttttttggttttgtGAAGTTTAGTATAATCGATTactatataaaaaattaaaacataACGTATTTTCTAGAATGGCTTGTAACAGAGAAAGATTCGAAACTGACGTCATTATCACTGTCTTCGGTGCTTCTGGTGATTTAGCTAAGAAGAAAACTTTTCCTGCGTTGTTCGGTCTGTTTAGAGAAGGTTACTTGCACGAATCCACTAAAATTTTTGGTTTTGCAAGATCAAAATTAACTGGCAGCGAATTGAGACAAAGAATTGAGCCTCATTTGGAAAAACCAAATGGTAAGCAAGACGATGAAAAAGTCGAACAGTTTTTTAAATTGATTCAGTATCATGAAGGTGGTGCTTACGATGAGGACCAAGGCTATCTGGAGTTGCTAAAGGAATTCCAGAAAGTCGAAGcccaaaaaaatataaccCATCCACAAAGATTGTATTATTTGGCTTTGCCACCTTCTGTTTTCTTAAGTGTCGCTGAACAAATTAAGAAAATCTTATATACAACTGTCGGTGTGCAAAGAGTTATTGTGGAGAAGCCATTCGGTCATGATTTGGAAAGTGCAAGAGCTTTGCAGAATAGTTTGTCTCCTTTATTCactgaagatgaaatttACAGAATTGACCATTATTTAGGTAAAGAGATggttaaaaatttattgcAATTGAGATTCGGTAATACTTTCTTGAACGCTTCCTGGAACAAAGACTTCATCCAAAGTATACAAGTCACTTTCAAGGAACCATTCGGTACGGAAGGTAGAGGTGGTTACTTCGATTCCATAGGTATTGTCAGAGACGTCATGCAGAACCATTTGCTACAAATTTTGACTCTGTTGACAATGGAAAGACCTGTCTCCTTCGATCCAGAGGATGTCCGTGACGAAAAAGTTAAGGTCTTGAAGGCTATGGCTCCAATTGATCACAATGACATCTTAATCGGTCAATATGGTAAATCTGAAGACGGCAGTAAACCGGCCTATCTGGATGACGAAACCGTTCAGCCAAATTCTAAGTGTGTCACTTACTGTGCCATGTCATTCAAAATCGAAAATGAAAGATGGGATGGTGTTCCAGTCGTCATGAGAGCTGGTAAAGCTTTGAATGAAGCAAAGGTCGAGATCAGAATCCAATACAAACCAGCTGCTCCAGGTGTATTCAGACACATtccaaataatgaattggTTATCAGAGTCCAACCAGATGCATCCGTTTACATGAAGATGAACGCTAAAACTCCAGGTTTATCCACCACCACTCAAGTAACAGACTTGGACTTGACCTACTCCACTAGATTCAAGGATTTCTGGATCCCGCAAGCATATGAGGTTTTGATCAGAGATGCTTTGTTAGGT encodes the following:
- the YTP1 gene encoding Ytp1p (similar to Saccharomyces cerevisiae YTP1 (YNL237W); ancestral locus Anc_2.7); the encoded protein is MILSQLINIFILIISTLANFGICDNMSMNMDDTSAYTRPDIQDAGNRTFHWLCCVFLLFLLPSVSASYSFAGRINVSMFLQIISCIYSVVEALFLRFSDNDGVENRTSRGSAWSILILLGLSLFFGGLASGTGLLIKNKLLQTFISNTGESRLKYAHNALSFLVVINGFTKSCLAPVAMFGFCRESHTGQCIAHGIMGNAFVLYGFIYAMVLVIPSIRNNKGPYSQDYIDSWVMCLWGIVNTFTEHRWGREGWNHGDYQHTAMGIIWWAGGLLGIFLGRGGKRTFVPSLLIIFTGWAMSEHSQHLIISTKVHYFFGLILMVGGSLRIIEISFLLKDQRTLDKIYSFQYLAPFCLVCGGILFMGASEEQLVLVLRLGADHSAYLLVAVAAAFLLYLWMLLCLELYNHLATQQEKGFLSNYASTLPSHMVDIESSTVSNQDDIDDDIDFELASN
- the SIN4 gene encoding Sin4p (similar to Saccharomyces cerevisiae SIN4 (YNL236W); ancestral locus Anc_2.8); the protein is MIELGNQAVSWSKTGLIVYSDKTSTDSNLCMTFLETINGTTWRFHPPKKYTIHPHLYESQNTTSSSNSNGGKYSINAGRSGSPPNYQGSKANRTTNKNCPFFYEITSVHWNNWFNLPGDMLAVCDELGNLTILILGQSLQGPVTMDKLTMLFQDNIYKIHNNPMQLNETSEDSVKCVKKESKKEYPTRISELFWLSSSKPVISSQFCVLDSSINSYRNKVQQIPPYGVFHPPFMKYSCLAVRKNGQIDFWYQFSNSKSHKKISLHLNTAQGKSSNDMDWVEYTNISALNEDQSLLISTYSRLTKVVSFYKLHVNWNITDINNSQLNDPLLSLFHLSDVAVEQIDDEGNLLEFQYLYVISKAPVEKDSAPEILLLYNVLDTGKSIIKRYKLIPTQLNAHYLKILKPDISRLDEQKLKPKHRYTLNCMPEIHLDKKVINIISNILDGFVSIHFEDSTIETYSKTDWKVETERLHHQNRQGKFRDILTSVLSAGFNYPKLPPQSTLEWAIVSPTMCGVLIKQSCKDIPQFISISHENTDDASLDKVNSTAFAFAFVASIHRQLSAEDLSIACKTHLIKISDKDQDRGKECITSLMADIYSFFNITPDAPPELLEKMISSRPVQKTMLLQLELGSSCRHKNVYEMARIIMNLRNVYFAFNGVTRNLQFAIEQLNTISPAQLAGGKLFQTSFTKQDLIHSLIPIAKWLIKFITYLIQEVLILINKGYSSASVSSLVYGVFGARIPRSLLLSILNEIKRVIHLVTKFPENNYPVLNESSKFLKKILSESTVNIEKFETFLVDVNTKFMNLNSKNQSTTREPSLLVKAEIPEDISKISSFLLTYSKNAIISHIDPAQVYFADTSGLRISKDEIFQSSLLHLSQPLDKGLVTDTKSLGPSHQTSRSFSKIEYDGVSYDTFTDNEMTNGSLKRCCRCGCVTRAGYTISEDKTIISTSIKTRRWPTMYARVCICSGYLYELEKAHPEKKESK
- the KEX2 gene encoding kexin KEX2 (similar to Saccharomyces cerevisiae KEX2 (YNL238W); ancestral locus Anc_2.6): MFHQINVLFILIFLFIFKSAISEKVPEKNHNINQYFAIESHLSADDLLKLHSNWKFEHNVRGLENHYVFSKKYNTLSSPIQKREDLSSLEGVSSFHDLPPITLQKRQPIPVPPIDSSLLPLQEAANKLGIKDPLFSKQWHLINPSFPGNDVNVSGVWFSGITGKGVVAAIVDDGLDHNSEDLKDNFCEEGSWDFNENKKLPTPKLIDDYHGTRCAGEIAAVKNEYCGLGVAYGAKVAGIRILSGQITAEDEAASLMYGLDINDIFSCSWGPPDDGKHLQGPSDLVKKAMIKGTQEGRNEKGSIYVFASGNGGHYGDNCNYDGYTNSIYSITIGAIDHKGLHPPYSESCSAVLAVTYSSGSGEYIHSTDIKSQCSDRHGGTSAAAPLAAGIYALVLEANPELTWRDVQYLSILSSVEVPNPDAEWRNGALNKRYSHRYGYGKIDSFAIVELAKTWKNVKPQSWYYHKTARPELTSNSIDKVLEHEITITKKDLTNANLKRVEHITVTVDIEATRRGAVVIDLISPSGMISNLGVQRSLDVSSDGFINWTFMSVAHWGEEGVGKWKLRVRTVKEENEIKFHNWRLKIFGESINPEKATKFVFGNDKELEELRTSSTTSIIQSSTTVSSTSTPSKDVLPSSSITSSLLSTSSSTIASISHTTSSTLIPSETNDAIDSDLEADLNTPNKLDSPKDFMHYFLSIFSFGCVLLALYYFFFLNSKRRIRRSRAETYEFDIIDSDSDFDETSESINGGDDFVIDDTFDFDLSDEDAVPLTTNVQGIDEQLSESNDITKLSPHSSNNK